Proteins from a single region of Schistocerca gregaria isolate iqSchGreg1 chromosome 3, iqSchGreg1.2, whole genome shotgun sequence:
- the LOC126354642 gene encoding protein extra-macrochaetae-like produces the protein MKCALPAVEALPAAAQRRREVQLYLAKLRRLLPAGRAPRRRRLSRLQVIHHVIDYICDLQHALLRHPAVASSAHVPCAPPTPPATPDSEDRLEDDEDLCATCSRQSSCTEEEMGPES, from the exons ATGAAGTGCGCGCTGCCCGCGGTAGAGGCGCTGCCGGCGGCGGCGCAGCGGCGGCGCGAGGTGCAGCTGTACCTGGCCAAGCTGCGGCGCCTGCTGCCGGCCGGTcgcgcgccgcgccgccgccgcctctcgCGCCTCCAAGTCATTCACCACGTCATCGACTACATCTGCGACCTGCAGCACGCGCTGCTGCGCCACCCCGCCGTCGCCTCCTCCGCCCACGTGCCCTGCGCGCCGCCCACGCCCCCGGCCACCCCCGACTCGGAGGACCGGCTCGAAGACGACGAAGACCTCTGCGCGACCTGCAGTCGACAG AGTTCGTGCACCGAGGAGGAGATGGGCCCCGAGAGTTAG